From the Drosophila gunungcola strain Sukarami unplaced genomic scaffold, Dgunungcola_SK_2 000081F, whole genome shotgun sequence genome, one window contains:
- the LOC128264847 gene encoding uncharacterized protein LOC128264847 isoform X2 codes for MTTKGFIIFAMTLIALTGAQPLTHDHAGMDDESMRYHFVTEHRPTSLGQNYYLKPGQIVGAVNLESDILEVRHDQDEGKPVASKHNILFVAYAKDLEHKTKR; via the exons ATGACGACCAAGGGTTTTATAATCTTCGCAATGACACTAATTGCATTAACTGGCGCCCAACCACTGACCCATGACCATGCG GGAATGGACGACGAGTCCATGAGGTATCATTTCGTCACCGAGCATCGACCCACTTCGCTGGGACAGAACTACTACCTGAAGCCCGGCCAAATAGTCGGGGCCGTCAATCTGGAATCGGACATCCTGGAGGTGCGACACGACCAGGATGAGGGGAAACCAGTGGCCAGCAAGCATAACATCCTGTTTGTGGCCTACGCCAAAGACCTGGAACACAAAACCAAGCGCTAA
- the LOC128264842 gene encoding prisilkin-39: MNSLTVFAILAASVAFCAGDVSHLSRSYLPPLSGGYSGGYSSGYSSYPSYSSGSGYYSGGVGSSYASPVVSSSYRSYAVPQYTTYATPSRTYLPANTGYTGYSGYSGYSGLNGIDTKYGSNGGYVY; the protein is encoded by the exons ATG AACTCCTTAACCGTATTCGCAATCTTGGCCGCCTCCGTGGCTTTCTGTGCCGGCGATGTGTCGCACTTGTCGCGCAGCTATCTGCCCCCCTTGAGCGGTGGCTACTCCGGCGGCTACTCCTCCGGCTACTCCTCGTACCCGTCGTACTCGAGCGGATCCGGATATTACTCCGGCGGAGTCGGCTCCAGCTACGCCTCGCCGGTGGTCTCGTCCAGCTACAGGAGCTATGCGGTGCCGCAGTACACCACTTATGCCACTCCATCGCGCACCTATTTGCCGGCGAACACTGGGTACACCGGCTACTCCGGATATTCGGGCTATTCCGGCCTAAATGGCATCGACACCAAGTACGGCAGCAATGGCGGCTATGTCTACTAG
- the LOC128264847 gene encoding uncharacterized protein LOC128264847 isoform X1 — translation MTTKGFIIFAMTLIALTGAQPLTHDHAVTEMEMEMDAMVTTKRTNLVIQGMDDESMRYHFVTEHRPTSLGQNYYLKPGQIVGAVNLESDILEVRHDQDEGKPVASKHNILFVAYAKDLEHKTKR, via the coding sequence ATGACGACCAAGGGTTTTATAATCTTCGCAATGACACTAATTGCATTAACTGGCGCCCAACCACTGACCCATGACCATGCGGTaacggaaatggaaatggaaatggatgCGATGGTGACCACTAAACGTACCAATTTGGTCATTCAGGGAATGGACGACGAGTCCATGAGGTATCATTTCGTCACCGAGCATCGACCCACTTCGCTGGGACAGAACTACTACCTGAAGCCCGGCCAAATAGTCGGGGCCGTCAATCTGGAATCGGACATCCTGGAGGTGCGACACGACCAGGATGAGGGGAAACCAGTGGCCAGCAAGCATAACATCCTGTTTGTGGCCTACGCCAAAGACCTGGAACACAAAACCAAGCGCTAA
- the LOC128264841 gene encoding calphotin-like, protein MKSFAFVVLAAFSLVVVVSGRPGGQYLPPLPVKQVSAAPSFQQVVQPQIQQALQSQFHIQPQIQAQVESIQASIPLASFTIQSGGQQHYQSAPAPVSIPAPAPVSIPAPAPVEISQPAPQVIYEPPKPIVATQTAVSNAYLPPTPVQQFVPAPEPVVKTIAPQAQQETITTTYAAPAPVPVAIPVAAVHEQHQVVHQTYSAPAPAPAPAPVPVQEPVYAPAPVAQQTYSASVPVVQEQTYSAPAPAPVVQQTYAAPAPAAVVQQTYSAPAPAPKVQEPQFYSAPAPAPVAQQTYSYPAPVVQQAPVIQQAPVVQEVIQQTPVVQQTYSAPAPVVQEVIQQAPVIQQAPVIQQDPVIQQAPVIQQAPVIQQAPVIHQTYSAPAPVIQQAPVVQEVIQKAPAVQEVIQQASVVQEQTQVVQQTYTAPAPAPVAQQTYSYPAPVTQQAPVIQQAPVYQQAPVVQQSYSAPAPAPVVQEQLYSAPAPVAQQTYSAPAPVVQEQTYSAPAPAPAPVIQQTYSAPAPVSIPEPVQQYSGYSYQSPQPVPAPVPVQVSLPAPAPAPAPAPISIPAPVQLQQSFVPAPPAPIQVQQPSQPIVQYAPQAVKQQVTYTQPAPALASVPVPAPAPVPVEIGTSYAVNGGYLYNNMKFFAILSLALLAVASADVSHLTNTYLPPHSAAASTSYESYEAPAAAVASTYEAPAAAVASTYESESYAAPAASFTSESYAAPAADVDTASYAAESTAAEETYEQPAASYVAPVVTKTYSAPAVSSYSSAPAAVSSYSAAPSASTYSYSAPAVSTYTAPAVVKTYTAPAVVTKAYTAPAVVKTYSAPAVSSYTQAYTAPAVVKSYSAPAVSSYTAPAVVKSYSAPAVSSYTQSYTAPAVVKTYSAPAVSTYTTPVVTKAYSAPVVTKTYTAPAVVKTYSAPAVSTYSAPAVSTYSAPAVSTYTAKTYSAPAVSSYSAPAVVSSHSGSAYGSGFGSGSGYGSSGTVYGSNGGYVYFMTTKGFIIFAMTLIALTGAQPLTHDHAVTEMEMEMDAMVTTKRTNLVIQGMDDESMRYHFVTEHRPTSLGQNYYLKPGQIVGAVNLESDILERSFAIVILALASAGCASPLSNSYLPPKVGAQSGYSAAASSSSESYAAPAATFVRKAAPSRQYLAPAASQSHGSYSSGGSSYSAPAASHGSYSALAASHGSYSSAVPSRKYIAPAAVSHSSYSAAPAVSHKSHAAPAAVSHGSYSSAGGSHGSYSAPAASYSSYSAPAASHTSYSAPVAAPSKQYLAPAASQTSYSSAPAVSHGSSSYSAPAVSHGSSYSAPAVSHGSSYSAPAVSHGSSYSHGSSYSAPAASTSHVSYSAPVASRKSYAAPAVSHASYSGSGSGLGYGSGSGASHVSLQGSGLRSGHGSSFGSGHKSGSHASNGGYEYRLKH, encoded by the exons ATG AAATCCTTTGCCTTTGTCGTTCTGGCTGCATTCAGCTTGGTCGTGGTGGTCAGTGGACGTCCGGGTGGCCAGTACCTGCCACCTCTGCCCGTGAAGCAGGTGTCCGCCGCGCCCAGTTTCCAGCAGGTGGTGCAGCCACAGATCCAGCAGGCCCTCCAGTCGCAGTTCCACATTCAGCCCCAGATTCAGGCTCAGGTGGAGTCCATCCAGGCCTCCATTCCACTGGCCAGCTTCACCATCCAATCTGGCGGTCAGCAGCACTATCAGAGTGCTCCGGCTCCAGTTTCGATCCCTGCCCCTGCTCCAGTTAGCATTCCTGCCCCGGCGCCCGTGGAGATCTCGCAGCCAGCTCCGCAGGTGATCTATGAGCCACCCAAGCCCATTGTGGCCACCCAGACGGCGGTGAGCAACGCCTATTTGCCACCCACTCCTGTCCAGCAATTTGTGCCCGCTCCGGAACCAGTGGTTAAGACTATTGCACCACAAGCACAGCAGGAGACGATCACCACTACTTACGCGGCACCCGCTCCAGTTCCAGTTGCAATTCCAGTTGCTGCCGTTCATGAACAGCACCAGGTGGTGCATCAGACTTACTCCgctccagctcctgctcctgctcctgctccggTTCCAGTTCAGGAACCAGTCTACGCCCCTGCTCCAGTGGCTCAGCAGACTTATTCAGCCTCAGTTCCGGTTGTCCAGGAACAGACTTATTCGgctccagctcctgctccCGTCGTTCAACAGACTTATGCAGCTCCAGCTCCCGCTGCAGTGGTTCAGCAGACTTACTCCGCTCCAGCTCCCGCTCCAAAGGTTCAGGAACCACAATTCTACAGTGCTCCAGCTCCCGCTCCAGTTGCTCAGCAAACCTACTCTTACCCAGCTCCAGTGGTGCAGCAAGCTCCTGTTATTCAGCAAGCTCCAGTAGTTCAGGAAGTCATTCAGCAAACTCCTGTTGTTCAGCAGACTTACTCCGCTCCCGCTCCAGTGGTGCAGGAAGTTATTCAGCAAGCTCCAGTCATTCAGCAAGCCCCAGTGATTCAGCAAGATCCAGTGATTCAGCAAGCTCCAGTGATTCAGCAAGCTCCAGTGATTCAGCAAGCTCCGGTCATTCATCAGACCTATAGTGCTCCGGCTCCTGTGATTCAGCAAGCTCCAGTGGTTCAGGAAGTGATTCAGAAAGCACCTGCAGTACAGGAAGTTATCCAGCAAGCTTCAGTGGTGCAGGAACAAACTCAGGTGGTTCAACAGACTTACACTGCACCAGCTCCTGCTCCAGTTGCTCAGCAGACATACTCTTACCCGGCTCCAGTGACCCAGCAAGCTCCTGTCATTCAGCAGGCTCCTGTTTATCAGCAAGCTCCTGTGGTGCAACAGTCTTActcagctccagctccagctccagtgGTTCAGGAACAATTATACAGTGCTCCTGCTCCAGTGGCTCAGCAGACCTACTCCGCCCCCGCACCGGTTGTCCAGGAACAGACTTACTccgctccagctccagctccggcACCAGTGATTCAGCAGACCTACTCCGCTCCGGCTCCAGTTTCGATCCCTGAGCCTGTCCAGCAATATAGTGGTTACTCCTACCAGTCTCCTCAGCCAGTGCCAGCTCCAGTTCCCGTTCAGGTGTCGCtccctgctcctgctcctgctcctgctcctgctcccaTTTCCATCCCTGCTCCAGTGCAGCTGCAGCAATCCTTTGTTCCAGCACCACCTGCCCCCATCCAAGTCCAGCAGCCATCCCAACCGATTGTACAGTATGCTCCTCAGGCGGTGAAACAGCAAGTGACCTACACCCAGCCCGCTCCTGCCCTTGCTTCAGTTCCAGTTCCAGCTCCCGCTCCAGTGCCCGTGGAGATCGGAACCAGTTACGCCGTCAACGGGGGATACCTGTACAA CAACATG AAATTCTTCGCTATCCTCTCGCTTGCCCTTTTGGCCGTGGCCTCGGCCGATGTCAGCCATCTGACCAACACCTACCTGCCCCCCCACTCGGCGGCTGCCTCCACCAGCTACGAGTCGTATGAGGCTCCCGCTGCCGCTGTGGCCTCCACCTATGAGGCTCCCGCTGCCGCTGTGGCCTCCACCTACGAGAGCGAGTCCTATGCCGCCCCCGCTGCCTCCTTCACCAGCGAGTCCTATGCCGCTCCGGCTGCTGATGTCGATACCGCCTCCTATGCCGCCGAGTCCACCGCCGCCGAGGAGACCTACGAGCAGCCCGCTGCCAGCTACGTCGCTCCCGTGGTGACCAAGACCTACTCGGCTCCCGCTGTCTCCAGCTACTCCTCCGCCCCGGCTGCTGTGTCCAGCTACTCCGCCGCCCCGTCTGCCTCCACCTACAGCTACTCTGCCCCAGCTGTGTCCACCTACACCGCTCCCGCCGTGGTGAAGACCTACACCGCTCCCGCCGTGGTGACCAAGGCCTATACCGCCCCCGCTGTTGTGAAGACCTACTCCGCCCCTGCCGTGTCCAGCTACACCCAGGCCTACACCGCCCCCGCTGTGGTCAAGAGTTACTCCGCTCCCGCTGTGTCCAGCTACACCGCCCCCGCTGTGGTCAAGAGCTACTCCGCCCCTGCCGTGTCCAGCTACACCCAGTCCTACACCGCTCCCGCCGTGGTTAAGACCTACTCCGCCCCAGCTGTGTCCACCTACACCACTCCCGTGGTGACCAAGGCTTACTCCGCACCCGTGGTCACTAAGACCTACACTGCTCCCGCCGTGGTGAAGACCTACTCCGCCCCAGCTGTGTCCACCTACTCCGCCCCAGCTGTGTCCACCTACTCCGCCCCAGCTGTGTCCACCTACACCGCCAAGACCTACTCCGCCCCAGCTGTGTCCAGCTACTCAGCTCCCGCTGTGGTCAGCAGCCACTCCGGATCTGCATACGGATCCGGATTCGGATCCGGATCGGGATACGGATCCTCCGGCACCGTGTACGGCTCCAACGGCGGATACGTCTATT TCATGACGACCAAGGGTTTTATAATCTTCGCAATGACACTAATTGCATTAACTGGCGCCCAACCACTGACCCATGACCATGCGGTaacggaaatggaaatggaaatggatgCGATGGTGACCACTAAACGTACCAATTTGGTCATTCAGGGAATGGACGACGAGTCCATGAGGTATCATTTCGTCACCGAGCATCGACCCACTTCGCTGGGACAGAACTACTACCTGAAGCCCGGCCAAATAGTCGGGGCCGTCAATCTGGAATCGGACATCCTGGAG CGCTCCTTTGCTATTGTGATTTTGGCCTTGGCCTCGGCGGGTTGCGCCAGCCCATTGAGCAATTCCTATCTGCCGCCCAAGGTGGGTGCCCAGAGTGGGTATAGTGCTGCTGCCTCCAGTTCCTCGGAATCTTATGCTGCTCCAGCGGCGACCTTTGTCCGAAAGGCAGCTCCTTCCAGGCAGTATCTGGCTCCAGCTGCATCCCAATCTCATGGTAGTTATAGCTCGGGAGGATCTTCGTACTCCGCTCCAGCTGCATCCCATGGATCGTACTCCGCTCTAGCTGCATCCCATGGCTCGTACTCATCCGCCGTGCCCTCCAGGAAGTATATAGCTCCTGCTGCCGTGTCCCATAGCAGTTACTCCGCTGCTCCCGCCGTTTCCCACAAGAGCCATGCTGCTCCGGCTGCAGTGTCCCATGGATCCTACTCCTCGGCTGGCGGCTCTCATGGCTCTTATTCCGCTCCAGCTGCTTCGTATAGCTCGTATTCCGCACCAGCTGCCTCCCACACTAGCTACTCGGCACCAGTTGCTGCTCCATCCAAGCAATATCTGGCTCCGGCTGCATCCCAAACCAGCTATAGCTCCGCCCCTGCCGTTTCCCATGGATCATCATCTTACTCCGCTCCAGCCGTTTCCCATGGATCATCCTACTCCGCTCCTGCCGTTTCCCATGGATCATCTTACTCCGCTCCAGCTGTTTCCCATGGATCTTCCTACTCCCATGGATCATCATATTCCGCTCCAGCTGCTTCAACTTCCCACGTTTCCTACTCGGCGCCTGTGGCTTCCAGGAAGAGCTATGCCGCTCCAGCTGTCTCCCATGCGAGTTactcgggatcgggatcgggattgggatatggatctggatctggagcCAGTCATGTGTCTCTTCAAGGATCTGGGCTCCGATCAGGACACGGATCTAGCTTCGGATCTGGGCATAAATCTGGTTCCCACGCTTCCAATGGAGGCTATGAATACCGCCTGAAGCATTAA